AAAGCCCGTGCTCATCATCGAAGATGGTCTTGATTCTTGCACCAATAAGAGCATCAGAGCACATCTTTAACCTGCGATTTTCGCGGGTATTGACCCATTTGTAGAACGAGGAGCGATTGAGCTTTAACACATGGCACATCCGCTTGACCGAGTACTCGGTTCGGTGGTCATAGACAAACTGGAAGCGGATCACCAGCGTGTCTCTTCGGCAAAATATTTGGCGGCCTTGCGCAGAATATCGCGCTCTTCGCGCAATTTTGCGTTCTCTTTTTCTAGCTGGCGGATTCGCTCGGAATCATTCGCCGCTTGGGCTTTATCGTGCATGGCCTTTGTGCGAGCACGTTTGCCGGTGCCGTACTTTTTGACCCAAGAATGCAGCGAGGCTCGATTGATTCCGAGCTCGGCTGATGCTGAGTTCAGCGAGAGGTCCTCATTGTTCTCATAGAGGGCCACGGCATCGCGTTTGAACTGTTCGGAGTACCTGGACATGGTGGTAGATTACCTTTCTTCCCAGCTCGACTGGGCTGGATATCAGGTGTCCACCACATGGGGGTCAGGTCCACCGAGAGTGTCTAATGGTTTGTGTGTGGGAACCTAACCCGCATGAGGAGATGAACCAGAATGACTACTATGGCGAGACGAGATCCGGCTGATAAGGCCAAGATTGATGCGATTGAAAAGAAGCTGCTTGCTAACCCAGAAATCGCGAAACTGATTGATGAGCTAGGCACGTCCACCACGGATGCCAACGACCTAGTTCGGGGCATGTTGCAAGCCTCAATTACCCGGGGTTTGAATGCTGAAATGGATGCCCACCTAGGCTATGAGCCCGGCGATAGAGCAGCTAAAGCTACTGCTGAAACAGACAATCACCGCAACGGCACCTACCCGAAAACCGTGGATTCTAACTACGGGCCAGTAAACATTGATGTTCCACGAGACAGAAACGGCACGTTTGTTCCTACTATGGTGCCCAAAGGCTCCAGGCGGCTAACAGATGTTGACGATATGATTGTCAGCTTATATGCCGGCGGAATGACCATTCGGGATATCCAGCACCATATGGCTACTGCGATGCGGGTTGATATCTCCCATGAGACGATTTCGGCGGTTACAGACGCAGTCTTGGATGAGGTCATGATCTGGCAAAACCGCCAGTTAGACGAGTTCTACCCCGTGATATTCCTGGATGCGTTGCGCATTAAAGTCCGCGACGGCGGCCGGGTAGTTAACAAGTCTGCGTACATGGCAATCGGGGTGGACCTCGACGGGATCAAGCACATCCTGGGATTGTGGATCGCCAAAGAAGAAGGCGCCTCCTTTTGGGCACACGTGTGCGCCAACTTATCTAACCGTGGGGTCAAAGACGTCTTTATCGTCTGCTGTGACGGGCTGAAAGGCCTACCAGAAGCAGTGGAGGCAACCTGGCCGAACTCTATGGTACAAACCTGTATCGTGCACCTGATTCGCGCCGCGAATCGGTGGGTGTCTTACGGGGATCGCCGGGCTGTATCAGCCGCGTTGAAGAAGGTTTATACGGCTACTGATGAATCCACGGCAGAAGCAGCGTTGAAGGAATTTTCCGATTCTGAACTGGGTGTGAAGTATCCTCAGTCGGTCAAGGTCTGGCAGGATGCATGGGATAGATTCGTGCCATTTTTGCAGTTCCCACCAGCAGCAAGAAAGGTCATCTATACGACGAATTCCATTGAGTCGTTTAACAACCAATTGCGTAAAGCCACCCGCAACAGGGTGCAGTTCACCAACGATGAATCCGCGCTCAAGACGCTGTGGTTGATGATCTGCAATATTGAAGACAAACGAGCCGCAAAGAGAGCAAAGCAGGGCAAACGAGTCTCCGCGACAGCCGGCAGACTCATGGAAGGAGCCCGAGTTTCCGGCTGGAAACAAGCCATCAACCAAATGGCCGTGGCCTTTCCCGACCGCTTCGACAAATACCTATAAACCTAGCCCCACACACAAACAACTTGACACGCTCGGTCCACCTTCACCCGACACTTAAAAGCAAAAGAAACCGAAAGCTACCAGCCCACCAGCCACATCCGCGCCTACACACAAGGAAGAGACCTCACCTGCCGCTGGCCCGGATGCACCATGCCAGCACACAAATGCCAACTCGACCACCGCATCGAATACCACAACGGCGGAGCCACCAGCCCCGACAACCTCGTCACCCTGTGCCAACACCACCACAACATCAAAACCGACAAACGCGTCCACTACATCATGGACCCGGTCACCGGCACCATCGCCTGGCTACACCAAGACGGCACCTACCACATAGACCACCCCACCGGGCCACTAGCCACCACAAACACACACTGGCACTACACCTGGAAACAATTCCTCACACACAAAAGAAACAAACACAACAAACAAAAATAAAAGCCCACCAACCCAACACCACCACACCAGTGCGCCCAAAAGCAGTGGCCGGGTTCATCAAACTACGGGCAATCGACGAGGATATTCTAGATTCTTTGAATGTCGTTTAGCACTGTAGAATGGGTGCGGTATTTCTGTGCGAGTTCCAACCAAGAAAGGGTAGGACTGAATGTCGGAGCGCAACCAGCACGGCCGTAATGGCCGCGGACAAGACCGTCGGGGTCGAAATCCACGCAACTCGGGGGACCGCGATTCTCGCGGCGGGGGAAAGAAGAAGTCTTTCTCTCCACAGCGCTCTGGGTATCGGGAAGAGCGAATCAACCGTCGTATGACCGATCCGGATATTCCTGAAGAGGTCGATATCAATGACTTGGACCCATTGGTGCTCCAAGACCTGAAGTCTCTCTCTAAAGAGAACTCGGAGGCCGTCGCTAAGCACATGATCATGGCAGCAACCTGGATGGACGATGATCCTAAACTGGCGCTGCGGCATGCGCGTGCGGCTAAGGATCGTGCAGGACGTGTGGCTATCGCTCGGGAAGTTAACGGTATCGCTGCATACCGCGCCGGCGAGTGGAAAGAGGCGCTCGCTGAGCTTCGTGCTGCCCGTCGTATTTCTGGCGGCCCGGGGATGCTCGCGGTTATGGCCGATTGTGAACGTGGGTTGGGTCGGCCGGAAAAGGCATTAGAGCTGGGGCGCAGCGAAGAGGCGAAGGAACTAGACAAAGAATCCGCCATTGAATTAGCGATCGTGCTGGCGGGTGCTCGCCTTGACCTCGATCAGCCCGAATCAGCGGTGGTTACAATTCAGCGGGCACAACCGGACCGCAGCGATCGTGGAGTAAGTGCTTGTAGGTTGTCGTATGCCTATGCAAATGCTCTGCTTGCCGCAGGGCGCAAGGACGAAGCCCGAGAGTGGTTCGAGCACACCATCGCCATTGATGAGGGTGATTGGACCGATGCCGCTGACCGATTGGCGGAATGTAAGTAATGAGTGTTTTAAGCAAACATGATGCCTTATTGTTGGACTTGGATGGAACCGTCTGGGAAGGCGGTCGTCCGCTCAGCAACGTCGTAGACGTTATTAATACGTGCGGTGTTCCCGCAGTATATGTAACAAATAATGCGTCGCGCAGCCCTGAAGCCGTTGCGACGATGCTAACGGATATCGGCTTGGCGGCTGATTCAGGTGACATCGTCACCTCCGCCCAAGCGGTATTGCAATTGGCTGCCGAGGAAATTCCTTCGGGTGCCAAGGTACTAATTATTGGCGCGGATTCTTTCCGCGATTTGGCTAAAGACATGGGTTTTTCCGTGGTCTCGAGTGCCGATGATAAACCAGCCGCCGTCCTGCAAGGTTTTGATAAGTCCGTTGGTTGGGAACAGTTAACGGAGGGGGCTCTGGCTATCCGGGCAGGCGCGAAATATTTTGCGTCGAACTTGGATACGTCCCTTCCAATCGAGCGAGGACTAGGCGTTGGCAATGGTTCCCTTGTTGCTGCTGTCCAGAAGGCGACGGGAGTAGAGCCCGTTTCTGCCGGCAAACCTGAACCAGCGATGTTCTTCCTCGCAGCGAAAAAGGTCGGGTCGAAAAAGCCATTGGCGGTGGGCGACAGGCTAGATACGGATATCGTTGGGGGTAACACCGCAGCGATGAATACTTTCCATGTATTGACCGGTGTCTCGGGCGAGCTTGAGCTTATCGAGGCCCCCGTGGAGGCGCGGCCCAACTTTATTGGTGCGGGCATGCACGAGCTTTCATTGCCTATTTCGCAGGTGCGACCGGGGCCGCAAGGAGACTTTACCGCGCGGTGCGATGGGTATGACGTTCTTTTGCAGGGCGGAAATGAGTCCTCTACCTCGGTGCAAGCATTGCGGACCGTATTGGAAGTGGCGTGGTCAATGCCGGCACCACCTCGGTATATTCAGCCGCGTAGCGAATTTGCGGAAAAGGTTGTGTCGAAATGGCGGTAAAGCCACACGATTTTCGGGCCGTGAAAGAGCCTGAAGCAGTAGATTCGGAGATTTCGACAATTCTTGGCGAAGATGCGCCATCACTTGCAGAAGAAGTCGATCAACTGGACAGGGCGCATTCCGTATTGCGGAATGCTTTGCAGGAGAACTAATGCCACCACAACGCCGCAGGCTGGATGCAGAACTTGTGCGCCGAAAGATTGCGCGATCTCGTGAGCAAGCCCGCGAGATGATCAAGTCTGGCCGTGTGACGGTCGGCGGGTTTAAAGCAGAAAAGCCTGCAACAGTTGTGGATCCTGAAGTCTCCATCAAGGTCGAGGAGTCCGAGGAAGACAAGTGGGCGTCCCGCGGCGCACATAAGCTCTTGGGCGCGCTTGCCGCATTCGACGTCGACATGGACGGTCGCATCTTAGATGCAGGGGCATCGACGGGAGGCTTTACGGATGTGTGCCTGGCCTCTGGTGCGAGGGAAGTGCTTTCTGTTGACGTTGGGTATGGGCAATTACTGTGGCGGCTGCAAAATGACGACCGCGTAACCGTCTTGGATAGGACCAATATCCGCACTATTAATCCAGAAATGACCAATGGCCTGTGTGATGGCATGGTCGGGGATTTATCCTTCATTTCCTTAAAGCTGGTACTGCCAGCAATTGTGGAGTGTATGAAGGACGGAGCGTGGCTGCTGCCGATGGTTAAGCCGCAGTTTGAGGTGGGCAAGGATCGCATTGGCAGCGGCGGGGTGGTCCGCTC
The window above is part of the Corynebacterium accolens genome. Proteins encoded here:
- a CDS encoding IS256 family transposase, producing the protein MARRDPADKAKIDAIEKKLLANPEIAKLIDELGTSTTDANDLVRGMLQASITRGLNAEMDAHLGYEPGDRAAKATAETDNHRNGTYPKTVDSNYGPVNIDVPRDRNGTFVPTMVPKGSRRLTDVDDMIVSLYAGGMTIRDIQHHMATAMRVDISHETISAVTDAVLDEVMIWQNRQLDEFYPVIFLDALRIKVRDGGRVVNKSAYMAIGVDLDGIKHILGLWIAKEEGASFWAHVCANLSNRGVKDVFIVCCDGLKGLPEAVEATWPNSMVQTCIVHLIRAANRWVSYGDRRAVSAALKKVYTATDESTAEAALKEFSDSELGVKYPQSVKVWQDAWDRFVPFLQFPPAARKVIYTTNSIESFNNQLRKATRNRVQFTNDESALKTLWLMICNIEDKRAAKRAKQGKRVSATAGRLMEGARVSGWKQAINQMAVAFPDRFDKYL
- a CDS encoding HNH endonuclease — translated: MPAHKCQLDHRIEYHNGGATSPDNLVTLCQHHHNIKTDKRVHYIMDPVTGTIAWLHQDGTYHIDHPTGPLATTNTHWHYTWKQFLTHKRNKHNKQK
- a CDS encoding HAD-IIA family hydrolase, coding for MSVLSKHDALLLDLDGTVWEGGRPLSNVVDVINTCGVPAVYVTNNASRSPEAVATMLTDIGLAADSGDIVTSAQAVLQLAAEEIPSGAKVLIIGADSFRDLAKDMGFSVVSSADDKPAAVLQGFDKSVGWEQLTEGALAIRAGAKYFASNLDTSLPIERGLGVGNGSLVAAVQKATGVEPVSAGKPEPAMFFLAAKKVGSKKPLAVGDRLDTDIVGGNTAAMNTFHVLTGVSGELELIEAPVEARPNFIGAGMHELSLPISQVRPGPQGDFTARCDGYDVLLQGGNESSTSVQALRTVLEVAWSMPAPPRYIQPRSEFAEKVVSKWR
- a CDS encoding TlyA family RNA methyltransferase; protein product: MPPQRRRLDAELVRRKIARSREQAREMIKSGRVTVGGFKAEKPATVVDPEVSIKVEESEEDKWASRGAHKLLGALAAFDVDMDGRILDAGASTGGFTDVCLASGAREVLSVDVGYGQLLWRLQNDDRVTVLDRTNIRTINPEMTNGLCDGMVGDLSFISLKLVLPAIVECMKDGAWLLPMVKPQFEVGKDRIGSGGVVRSPEMRKEVTQDVAEFAVSLGLSLHGFVASPLPGPSGNVEYFLWLKKDGMSTDAATMKQMIDTAVEEGPQ